Proteins co-encoded in one Longimicrobium sp. genomic window:
- a CDS encoding sigma 54-interacting transcriptional regulator, protein MIKSHRTPACARAAASSPRLLAAESLRFAALAAGHGYPVLIVGETGSGKTHLARIIHESGPRAAGPFVRVNCAAIPESLFERELFGHVRGAFTGAQEASAGFLEAAHGGTLFLDEIGELPLSLQPKLLAVLEEAVFRRLGCTRETVVDVRVVVATNRDLPAMVRAGTYRQDLYFRCSAFQHSVPPLRDRKKTFEDIVDELLARNAAPDAPPVCVSQLTQARLRAHNWPGNVRELENVLRYAMIAAGEGPLEPRHLPDPLCTCPSARSTSAADEAGPAPRYHAPTSEADEVELIREALRLEGGNRTWAARRLGMSRTALWMKLRIYSRQLGAE, encoded by the coding sequence ATGATCAAGTCGCATCGTACGCCCGCCTGCGCGCGCGCGGCGGCAAGTTCGCCACGGCTGCTGGCCGCGGAATCCCTTCGCTTCGCCGCCCTGGCGGCCGGGCATGGGTATCCGGTGCTGATCGTCGGCGAAACGGGATCGGGCAAGACCCACCTGGCCCGGATCATCCACGAGTCGGGGCCCCGCGCCGCGGGGCCGTTCGTCCGCGTCAACTGTGCGGCCATCCCCGAGTCGCTGTTCGAGCGCGAACTGTTCGGGCACGTTCGGGGGGCGTTCACCGGGGCGCAGGAGGCGTCCGCGGGGTTCCTGGAGGCGGCGCACGGCGGCACCCTGTTCCTGGACGAGATCGGCGAACTGCCGCTTTCGCTCCAGCCCAAGCTGCTGGCCGTCCTGGAAGAAGCCGTATTCCGCCGCCTGGGCTGCACCCGGGAAACGGTCGTGGACGTGCGGGTGGTCGTCGCCACCAACCGCGACCTCCCGGCCATGGTGCGCGCCGGCACCTATCGCCAGGACCTGTACTTTCGATGTTCGGCATTCCAGCACAGCGTGCCTCCGCTGCGCGACCGGAAGAAGACGTTCGAAGACATCGTCGACGAGCTGCTCGCCCGCAACGCGGCCCCGGACGCTCCCCCGGTATGCGTGAGCCAGCTCACCCAGGCGCGCCTGCGCGCGCACAACTGGCCGGGGAACGTCCGCGAGCTGGAGAACGTACTCCGGTACGCCATGATCGCCGCGGGCGAAGGCCCGCTGGAGCCACGCCACCTTCCCGATCCGCTCTGCACCTGCCCGTCGGCCAGGAGCACCTCCGCCGCCGACGAGGCGGGCCCGGCGCCGAGGTACCATGCACCGACCAGCGAGGCCGACGAGGTGGAGCTGATCCGCGAAGCACTGCGGCTGGAAGGGGGAAACCGCACCTGGGCGGCCCGGCGCCTGGGCATGTCGCGCACCGCCCTGTGGATGAAGCTGCGCATCTATTCCCGCCAGCTCGGCGCCGAG